From a single Lolium rigidum isolate FL_2022 chromosome 7, APGP_CSIRO_Lrig_0.1, whole genome shotgun sequence genomic region:
- the LOC124679308 gene encoding cysteine-rich receptor-like protein kinase 29, whose amino-acid sequence MEHRHLLEDILAGRRNPTNLQLPILKIITDNFSKEREIGHGGFAKVYKGVLPNGNLAVKRIDNKHTIDEKLFYCEVNSLLTISHPNIVRFLGFCASTDQIAVKVVGKRHHIYAEIRERLLCFEYIGNGNLRKHITDELRGLNWSTRYRIIKGICDGLHYLHVEKRIFHMDLKPANILLNSDMVPKITDFGLSRFDDKSQTMAADRCGTVGYCAPEFLLHGKMSFKSDIYSLGIIITELVTGEKSIPDNNKNNVLRRWRHRWRKTGIMGTPLDYQQITKCIDIGLLCQDNDPCNRPSICEIVHDINEMERTNSQIRDDNESTAGQLWKPLAKPLNRHWIEHTITELKLLHDATAPKRNEQAT is encoded by the exons ATGGAACATCGTCATCTATTGGAGGATATACTTGCTGGAAGAAGGAATCCGACGAATCTACAACTTCCAATTTTGAAGATCATCACAGACAACTTCTCTAAAGAGCGAGAAATCGGCCATGGTGGATTCGCAAAGGTTTAtaag GGTGTACTCCCAAATGGAAATCTCGCTGTGAAGAGGATTGACAACAAACATACAATTGACGAGAAGCTATTTTATTGTGAAGTTAATAGTCTTTTGACGATTAGCCATCCAAATATAGTCCGGTTTCTTGGCTTCTGTGCTAGTACAGACCAGATAGCCGTAAAAGTGGTCGGAAAAAGACACCATATTTATGCCGAAATAAGAGAAAGATTACTCTGCTTCGAGTATATCGGCAACGGAAACTTGCGAAAGCATATTACAG ATGAACTGAGGGGACTTAATTGGAGTACACGTTACCGCATCATAAAAGGAATTTGTGATGGTCTACATTATCTGCACGTAGAAAAGCGTATATTTCATATGGATCTGAAACCTGCCAACATTCTACTAAATAGTGATATGGTGCCAAAGATTACAGACTTTGGTCTATCAAGATTTGATGACAAGTCACAAACAATGGCTGCAGACCGTTGTGGAACAGT AGGATATTGCGCTCCGGAATTCCTACTTCATGGCAAGATGTCATTTAAATCGGACATATATAGTCTGGGCATTATAATCACTGAATTGGTGACAGGAGAGAAGAGTATTCCTgataacaacaaaaataat GTACTTAGAAGATGGAGGCACAGATGGAGAAAAACAGGAATAATGGGAACTCCACTGGATTACCAGCAAATAACTAAATGCATCGATATAGGGCTTCTCTGCCAGGACAATGACCCTTGCAACCGGCCATCTATATGCGAGATAGTGCATGATATCAACGAAATGGAGCGCACTAATTCACAAATCAGGGATGACAATGAATCTACAGCTGGTCAG CTGTGGAAGCCCCTGGCAAAGCCACTGAATCGGCACTGGATAGAGCACACGATCACCGAGCTCAAGCTTCTTCACGATGCAACCGCTCCAAAAAGGAATGAGCAAGCCACCTGA